Genomic DNA from Papilio machaon chromosome 14, ilPapMach1.1, whole genome shotgun sequence:
TTACTAGATTTATTAAGAACATTGCAAAATCCATGGCCCATGAATTTTGCAGTCTCAACAGGTGCTTCCTCTGCTCTGACCATTAATTTAAGTGTAATACATTTACCTAAAACTTTAAACTGTTGCATTCTGGAGTGTACTTCtgcagataattgttttaaaaagtgaaaGCATTGATCATTTGTTTCAAATCTTATCCCATAATTTACCTCTGCTGATACTGATTTCCTAATTGTGTGGAATGTCAATGGATTTGGATCGCGACCACGACATTGATCAAAAAGCTGTGCCCCTGTTTTATTACCCAGATGTCTCTGGAGTAGGCCTAATGTAAGTGTTTGTAAGGATCCACAAGTTTGATGACCTAAAGACTCCAACTTTTGGGATGTCTGCCTACCGACCCCAGGTAAATCTTTGAGGCTAATACTAAACATGAAGTCTTCAACTAAATCTGAAGTAAGGAAAAACTGCCCATCTGGTTTAGCTCGTTTTGTGGCAAGTCTTGATTGCAATCGATTGCTGCCAAATCCTGTTGAACATGGACACCCagttttgtcttttatttcttgtctTAATGCTGTTGCAAAATCTTGAACACTaacttttaaatcttttagcAGCTCGGTACAGTCAACATACATTTCATCACAAGATACAGCCTCTATATCAAGTGTGTACTGGGCTATTGTGTTATACAAGGTGTATGCTACTTCCTTGTACCCTTCAAAATCATAAGGTATGGTTTGCAGATTAGGACACAATTTTAAGGCAGGTCCCATAAACATACCATTTTTAATGCCTTTTGCTCTTGCTTCATATGAACATGATGCTATTTCACTTAAAGATCCATATTCATTATCTTCATCACCAACATTATCCACTCTACTTTCAATGAAAATTTCATCTTCAGTTTTGCCCGTCACTTTGCCTAATTTCTTAGCTTGTTTTTGcttatataagttaaattcaGTATTTCTATCTACCCCTTCTCTTTTTGTTTGAGGCTTTGATCCTTTGGAATGCGTAACCGCAACAGGTTTCCCTCGTAACTCTGGTCTTTTGCGTAATCCAACAGATACAAAAAAACAGTCCATGTCTATGTGCATAATAACTTTGCCATTATCAAAACTGGTATCTGCATGAAGTGAAGTGTGGCTTGAagaaagaatattatttttaagtgcaGTGCGGGCAGGAAAAGAAAAATCACTTGAATCTCTTAAATCATTAACATGCTGTTTAAAGAAAGCCCCCAATTGAGATATGTGATGAAGTcttgaattattataaaattctgaTATAAAATTAGGATCAACTGCTGTTTTCGCTAAACAGTCATTtctattaactttatttaaaacaggTTTTGTGTCTGTAGTGGAAACATTAGAAGATTTACCCATTTCATTGAGTCCTTTATCAGAATCATAGGTTAAATTCTGTTCGATGTTTTCCCTTTCATCCTTTAAGTGGCTTTCGTCAGTTTTAATCTTTGTtgcaattaatttgttaaagtttaattgaGGTTGAGTTCTGGagtttttgtacaataaatattttctatagtCTAATAAGCTGTTCGCAGCAATACTCTCGGTTATCCATTCAGGTTTAACAACTTTGGAAAGGGACATATTCTTAACTTTAGTATCGGGTAAATTAGAAGCAATTATGTAGTCATTACTTCGTTGATAAGTGTGATATACACCACCATGTTGAGCCATAAGTTCTTTTAATTCATCAGCAGATGGTTTTGTAAACCCATTTACGTAAATTGATAcaccattaaatatattagataatcgAGTTACTTCTTTCCCAACACAACTAGAAAATTGGGCTTCCAGTTTTGCGATTTTAACTTGCATATAACCTCCACCATCTTCAAATCCATTTTCGGGAAAATTTTCATCCCGTCGGCGCATATtgttaaaactaaaagaaGAGACCTTATTTTCACGTCCTGTTTGGTTTTGGTTGTTTTGCCAATTTCAGTTTCCCACCAAATAAAGTGAAAGTTGAAACGTCAAAGAGTAGATATTATAGACGTGGTACAGCACAATATGAAAAGTTAAAATCACTCATTTTAACAGATTTGAGTTTTCAACTCTGAAAAAGTGCGTTTTGATAACTTTTatgattttcatataaattatagcATAACCTAATAGTCGTTCATTTTTGTGCTGAGTTCACAcctaagaaaaaaattttcaGTCCAAAAATACCTATGGACTTAACGCTTACAACGCTCTGTAACATATGTACTCTGTAGCCACTAACAACTACTTCGATTCGTGTCAATGTCAGTTgtcaaattcaatttttccATTCAAAAAGTCGTTGGAGTTTGTTTGAAAAGTTAATAACttcttataacttttaaataaaatgtcttcAGATAATGAAGACGCAATAGTTGCACCATGGGTGGGATTTTTATCAAGTAAAAATGTGTTAACAGTTGTTGTTATTTCAACCAACATAGAAATTATAGAGAGAATTGCTGAAGCACTTATAGATGTACATTCAAAAGGTACATATAAATGGAAGCTTATAACTCTACGTTCCTTCGATTTAGAAAAACTCGTCGAAGTATCGAATTTAACAGGAAAAATGGGAATGgactttgttattttagctatggatacaaatatattgttttgcTTGGAATGGACTAAGAATGCATTGAGTCAGGTTGATCCTGATCTTAGAGCTCGTCGTGTTGTGTTGGTGAATGCCGGTGGTGCACCTGTAAATGCAATGGCAGTCAGTGCAAGTGATTTAATAGCATTTTCCACAGAGGAAAACTTGGACATGTTAAGTGCCAATGTGTTTGTGCGACATGAAGCTACAACATTAGCTCAAAGACTTTTAAGGTATATAGAAGTATCCGTTGGTGTCGATACAGgtgttccaaatttaaatatttgatacatgttattttataagcaAAAGTTTCATTTGCATCACATTTAACtctgttttttgtaatttgtcaccgaataaaaaattaccagaAAGTAGGTACACTGATTACGATTCAATGAACTACATTCCAACCTCGATAAgcaagaaacctctataagcgagttACTGTACACTCCCAACAGAAAACCTTCATAAGCAAGAACTATACTACCACATAAGTAACTGACAAGAGAGATATGCAAATGAGAAACAAATTGCAGTCCCTTGGACCCTTGTTTGTCtagattttaatgtaaataaagacTATACATATAATgtcaataaaagtaaaataccaattaatattatcatttattatacttcaattgtactacaaaataataGGAAGATTTCTACAGttacaattatatattacataaataatgaaacaattaCAGCAGTCCCTCACAAAGCTTTCTCACAGGCGTCTCCAATAACAGTTATATTCATGAAAAGAGTTATTCAACTTTGTTACTTCAACATAAAATCAGTATGGTGAAAGAACCTTAactctaaataaaatactgctcagtaataatttgtataaatataaataacacaacCTTATGACATCTGattgaatacaaaattgagttatgtaaaaaaatcattcagTATTCATTAAACACTATGAATATTTGCATTATTATGAAACTTGAACAACAACACCAATAACCCGTTAGTATCAACCTCGTCAACGACGCCGGCGCACCCCACGTCTCCCGCCCCAGGACGCGCCATAAGAGCGATGGGCCGTTCACCCTGATAAAGGGCCCCCAGTGGGCTCGAAACTATTCGGTGCCGACACTGGACATAtttacgtgagtgttttagccgttccaatattagttaattattatgttttgcaATAAATGGTCTGATAAATGCTAAATTTTAAAGAAGGATACAACCAAGAAATCTATGAATTTTAAACTTCTGTACAAGAAATTTAAACgggtaaactttttataaggCTATTAATGCTCTATCCATAGTGTAAAATGATTGAATAAACATTGAGTTGCACTACTGTCATACGATTAGGTTGTAgtctaaaatataacaaatataatataataattgccGAAATCTTACATTAAACGTCACAATGGTgacttcaataaaaataaacgtatacgaaaaaatgtttaatattaggCAATATCACAACTAAACCGTCCGGTACTATTTCGGACCGATATAAAGTACACAATGCATCTGTTATTGCGCATATAACCCAAAACAGGTGACATCAGAACTTGTCATACAATgttcatataattaataactaaaaccATTGCTCTAAGTTTTACTATAAGTTCCCATTGCTGGATCATCTGTATAAAaagatctttaatttttttttttcaaagaataaagaaatgaCAAAATCTTTTAGCAGTTATAACTCATGGAAATTAATTGAACTAAAAATTGAAGAGAACcaaataatgaatatattaaggaaacaaacaaaattactacTATAGTAATTACTATTCATGAGAACATGAAAagattattgttatatatgtttcatattgcatattaaataaaattgtttctttgctaatttaattaaatgcaaaaatcCTTTAAACCTCCTTTTTTTGGGTTATATAATTcgtaaaaactattaaaaaaaatcaacctAATATTGCCTATTGCAATTAAGTTTATAGTCCGTAatcataacattttgttaaaaaaaaaaaaaaaaacaggaaaAAATCTATAGTGTAATTTGTGCAAACATAGaaaatactatataaaataaactgcaataatgtttaataaaataaatcaaataaataatgcagTATGTTTTTACacatctttaataaatattttttttttataaaaaaatctttaaaccactataaaattttataattttcttaaattgtaggtttattaaacaatattgcaataaatttataaatgatacGGAAATTGTGAGaaaattaacagaaaaaaatatataacaaaaacatagattataaaataattgtcatgttttctttttgcaaatcatttgaataaatatgtcAAGGATAAAAAGAATTTATGGTGGAATATACTAAAAGATGTAGGATAGGCCCATTATAACTATTTCTATGgttttacactatttatttttgatttaatatgaaaattacaaGATTATCTACTCTctgataaatattatcaatatttttttttgtgttattgaTAGTCAAAGAGTCACTTTAGCAAATTCACTCataaatgcaaaatttcattggcccaatagaatttaaatgatTCAAAAACTCTAacgtaattaattactaattaatcaaattaaattcttgaatAATACAAGTGTATTTCaaaagatatttgaaattaaattttgtaatacatGTAATGTATGGCggacatattttaaatgtttgattgttacatataacttttttaacttactttatatacttataataaaGCAGTACATTTGAATGAACAATCTCTATTTTGATTGAGTTTGTATTACgtaactaatataaaatggaGGTTCAAATTGTACCTTTATAACCAAGTTAAAATAACAGGATTACAATCATAGTTAACTAACAAATCAACAACGAAGTTGTATgatttatataagaaattaaacaacataaattcttaatacgatcaattttaaatgaatttcttTATCTCATATTGAAAAATCAAGTCAATTGTAAATCTgtgcaaaaatttatttaacacattcagtgcCACTCATTCTGCAAGTTCACTTTACTATTTGATCATAGTAGCATTGAAAGTGTTAAGTCCAGTCGAGTGTTAGATAGAACAGTTTAACTAACTACTCACGTACATAGCTTATTACTAAGTTCCTGTACTGAAAGatatagttaaaaaacatCCCATTAACACTTTCACAGTCCATATAAAAATGGCAATATATGATCCAAATGTGGTTTAATGTTGATTAGACTACTTGGTAATACACCAACTTATAGAAAGCGACCGTGACCCCACTGCGGGGGCATGGCATGAAACTAATTCTGGCATTGACACCACATTGATGGCAGTGACACCACAGTGGTGGCAACAACACCAGGCAGTGACCACATTGGTGTCAATGACTGTGAAAGTGTTAAGCTCATTGAAAATACCATTTTAGCTTTTTTCTCATCGAAATGAAAGTTTACATTTGAGATTCAAAGTGCTATTatgaattttgatattatacaagtgcttttatcttatataagtataaatttttaacccATTGTTAAGTGCATGCCTTAGGCTTTCGCTATATGTAagctaaaaatttaatttatattctggAGATTCTTGATATGTGGCTTTTTACTTTaggtaaaagtttttattttataaaccacTATATCATTGAGTGAATCAacacaaaataaagttaaaacttaGATTACAAGtacatcttttaaatattagaactttgtaatatattttgtaactagctgtcgaccgcgactccttccgcgcgatattagaaaaaaaaaatgaagtgcctatatgtttttccagattatattctatatgtatgccaaatttcgtcgagATCCTTTGATCTGTTCTTAatatactttctaacaaacatccatccattcctCCATCTATATCCCAACTTTatgcatttataatcttattaagatttcttttaagttttaactttattaagcATAGATTCCTATAAGATTAAGTTATGGTTCCACTGCGCATAATACAAATACACCATTTCATATTTTGGgggataaaataatgaatttttcaCCATAACtatatcaaagaaaataattttagtaaataacacTAATTATATTGGCTTCTGTCTTTTATCTTCCactgataaaaatttataataaaaaaatatttaaatatatttgcgCAGTGGAAACAACAAACTGTCTGCCTTATTGTATGTAGGTTTTGACTGACTTGTCATTAGTATTGACACATGTCTCTGTTCTTTCAAAAAGAATGTGAGATGTCAATATGTGTCAAAACAAGTAACTGCAGTCGAAACACACAGAAATACCGAGAATTTCCAACATAAACGAAAACATATTCTCTCAATcatttcaaagataataaaagggatcccaatatatttttgtgatttaACCAGTGGAAATTCAGTTAAAgagtgtttgaattttttcaatCAAGACAATTCACCAAAGAGATTCATGATATGTGTAGTTGTAGCGTAAGCCTATGCATGTCAACACTTGCACTTCACTGAGAGAGTTCATTGTTCACTTGCTATGAGCCACTTCGCTCCACACAACACTATCACACACTGTACATGTTCACTATACACTGAtcatctgaaaataaaaagataaatgtatacaattacatcatcatcagctcactatatgtccccactgaggggctcggagcctaccccaagttaggagtgactaggccatagtcaaccacgctggccaagtgcgggttggttgacttcacacatatcattgaatttcttctcagatatgggcaggttgtatcacgatgttttctttcaccataagaacgtcggataaatgtacatatgtaaatcgaaaaacacattggtacatggcgggattcgaacccaggacctgcagattgcaagtcaagtgcttaactcctgagccaccgacgctctttactacaattacataatcaatacgatttcaaattattgttaataaattttgtaattatcttCTCTTGTTTGATTGAAACTTCAAGACATTTTgattactatatttaaatttcactaaaattGTTGGATCGAATAacaaaaatagccgacttcaaaacaaaaaaaactatctcaaacaaaatgcgctcaaaagtaacttaaaaaaaacaatttcaaacaaaatgcactcaaaagtaacgtaaaaaaacaatttcaaacaaaattcactcaaaagtaacataaaaaaacaatttcaaacaaaatgcattcaaaagtaccataaaaacaatctcaaacaaaatacactaaaaagaaacaaaataatgtcatgaaaacttctttctttctttcttttctctttcaaaaaccctctaaactctaaagaaagttctcttctttcttgtaacatgtctatattgtataattattgttatttcgcagtcggtgtcggccgatgtaaataggtgacattttatatttgagatgtattagacatacttacgtttatgtccctactttggccgaaaccgactccaaaataacaataattatacaatatagacatgttacaagaaagaagagaactttctttagagtttagagggtttttgaaagagaaaagaaagaaagaaagaagttttcatgacattattttgtttctttttagtgtattttgtttgagattgtttttatggtacttttgaatgcattttgtttgaaattgtttttttatgttacttttgagtgaattttgtttgaaattgtttttttacgttacttttgagtgcattttgtttgaaattgttttttttaagttacttttgagcgcattttgtttgagatagttttttttgttttgaagtcggctatttttttttcttaaaatgtttgttttatttctcaatttttagtgaatttgaagtttaattacaaatttccttaatacgtataaggacataaataagacaaataaagaaaaggactttcctatttaatatgtgtgtacttcaattcaaaaactaatttagaatacaccagataaccacttatcctttaaacaatgaaataattataaaaaacggtatacaaattgaaaattaacgaactaatacatcgtagcgtgcctttaattttgtccagccgcgcgccgcagtagcatttttcgaatgcgcgtagtttgtaataatttaatatcttccaaactattgatcagaattacatagtttaaaggctaatgtaatctgcatttaatactctagccatcaaacatatttatttggataaggattcatatcgaatataatataatagcgccgtaagcttacgacgctgtttttcgtgtgcaatttaatcgaagtttgttcataataacatggtttttgtgagacatccatagatgatagatatatgccacctgagacttttatttagcaaatttaaggatctataattactcgatacatcattttaatgtaggtcatatagtttgacctacgtaagcccagaaagcaaatttgtgctattcattgtaacgcgatgtag
This window encodes:
- the LOC106708419 gene encoding DNA repair protein Rev1 gives rise to the protein MRRRDENFPENGFEDGGGYMQVKIAKLEAQFSSCVGKEVTRLSNIFNGVSIYVNGFTKPSADELKELMAQHGGVYHTYQRSNDYIIASNLPDTKVKNMSLSKVVKPEWITESIAANSLLDYRKYLLYKNSRTQPQLNFNKLIATKIKTDESHLKDERENIEQNLTYDSDKGLNEMGKSSNVSTTDTKPVLNKVNRNDCLAKTAVDPNFISEFYNNSRLHHISQLGAFFKQHVNDLRDSSDFSFPARTALKNNILSSSHTSLHADTSFDNGKVIMHIDMDCFFVSVGLRKRPELRGKPVAVTHSKGSKPQTKREGVDRNTEFNLYKQKQAKKLGKVTGKTEDEIFIESRVDNVGDEDNEYGSLSEIASCSYEARAKGIKNGMFMGPALKLCPNLQTIPYDFEGYKEVAYTLYNTIAQYTLDIEAVSCDEMYVDCTELLKDLKVSVQDFATALRQEIKDKTGCPCSTGFGSNRLQSRLATKRAKPDGQFFLTSDLVEDFMFSISLKDLPGVGRQTSQKLESLGHQTCGSLQTLTLGLLQRHLGNKTGAQLFDQCRGRDPNPLTFHTIRKSVSAEVNYGIRFETNDQCFHFLKQLSAEVHSRMQQFKVLGKCITLKLMVRAEEAPVETAKFMGHGFCNVLNKSSNLTNATNDIEIITKEVISLCKKQKLDPKELRGIGIQISKLEQVMSKPNNSGISKFLNKNKNVPGSNWTPKVENDVGTSCDVKNQIKVEDNTKYSITPKKKNTSSHINKSPKHELKSSPVKRRGRPPKSLKYSLMNAKSSMDKFLGGEIQVKEELPAQTVPEIIKEETPKSSDSNQDGLLSLSWEKVRELLRAWLDSGQSPKLCDTRMIASYLSKLVAKKDIDKVYILMNFLKRRTHEIDMDIWIEVYNYVLEDVQNSMIAVYGNKLWINN
- the LOC106708423 gene encoding uncharacterized protein LOC106708423 is translated as MSSDNEDAIVAPWVGFLSSKNVLTVVVISTNIEIIERIAEALIDVHSKGTYKWKLITLRSFDLEKLVEVSNLTGKMGMDFVILAMDTNILFCLEWTKNALSQVDPDLRARRVVLVNAGGAPVNAMAVSASDLIAFSTEENLDMLSANVFVRHEATTLAQRLLRYIEVSVGVDTGVPNLNI